The Meriones unguiculatus strain TT.TT164.6M chromosome 6, Bangor_MerUng_6.1, whole genome shotgun sequence genome has a window encoding:
- the Aldh1a2 gene encoding retinal dehydrogenase 2 — protein MTSSEIAMPGEVKADPAALMASLQLLPSPTPNLEIKYTKIFINNEWQNSESGRVFPVCNPATGEQVCEVQEADKVDIDKAVQAARLAFSLGSVWRRMDASERGRLLDKLADLVERDRAVLATMESLNGGKPFLQAFYIDLQGVIKTLRYYAGWADKIHGMTIPVDGDYFTFTRHEPIGVCGQIIPWNFPLLMFTWKIAPALCCGNTVVIKPAEQTPLSALYMGALIKEAGFPPGVVNILPGYGPTAGAAIASHLGIDKIAFTGSTEVGKLIQEAAGRSNLKRVTLELGGKSPNIIFADADLDYAVEQAHQGVFFNQGQCCTAGSRIFVEESIYEEFVKRSVERAKRRIVGSPFDPTTEQGPQIDKKQYNKILELIQSGVAEGAKLECGGKGLGRKGFFIEPTVFSNVTDDMRIAKEEIFGPVQEILRFKTMDEVIERANNSDFGLVAAVFTNDINKALMVSSAMQAGTVWINCYNALNAQSPFGGFKMSGNGREMGEFGLREYSEVKTVTVKIPQKNS, from the exons ATCTTTATTAACAATGAATGGCAGAACTCAGAGAGTGGGAGAGTGTTCCCTGTCTGTAATCCAGCCACAGGAGAGCAAGTGTGTGAAGTTCAAGAAGCAGACAAG GTAGATATAGACAAGGCAGTGCAGGCAGCCCGCCTGGCCTTCTCTCTTGGTTCAGTGTGGAGAAGGATGGATGCTTCTGAAAGAGGACGTCTGTTGGACAAGCTTGCAGACTTGGTAGAACGGGACAGGGCAGTTCTTGCA ACCATGGAATCCCTGAATGGTGGCAAGCCATTCCTGCAAGCTTTTTACATCGATTTGCAGGGAGTCATTAAAACCCTGCGGTATTATGCAGGCTGGGCTGATAAAATTCATGGAATGACCATTCCTGTAG ATGGAGACTATTTTACTTTCACAAGACACGAGCCCATCGGCGTGTGTGGACAGATCATTCCA TGGAACTTCCCGCTGCTGATGTTCACCTGGAAGATTGCTCCCGCGCTGTGCTGCGGTAACACGGTGGTTATAAAGCCAGCAGAGCAGACACCCCTCAGCGCGCTCTACATGGGAGCCCTCATCAAGGAG GCTGGCTTTCCGCCTGGAGTCGTCAATATTCTGCCAGGGTACGGGCCAACAGCTGGGGCAGCAATAGCTTCTCACCTTGGCATAGACAAGATTGCATTCACAGGCTCTACTGAG GTTGGCAAGCTAATTCAAGAAGCAGCCGGAAGAAGTAACTTGAAGAGAGTTACTCTGGAACTTGGAGGGAAAAGCCCTAACATTATTTTTGCAGATGCCGACT TGGACTATGCTGTGGAGCAGGCCCACCAGGGAGTGTTCTTCAACCAAGGGCAGTGCTGCACCGCAGGGTCGCGCATCTTTGTGGAGGAGTCCATCTATGAAGAATTCGTGAAAAGAAGTGTGGAAAGGGCCAAGAGGCGCATTGTGGGGAGCCCGTTTGATCCCACCACCGAGCAGGGTCCTCAG ATTGATAAGAAACAATACAACAAGATCCTGGAGCTCATCCAGAGTGGAGTGGCTGAGGGTGCCAAGCTGGAGTGTGGAGGCAAAGGACTGGGAAGGAAGGGCTTCTTCATTGAGCCCACCGTGTTCTCCAACGTCACTGATGACATGCGGATTGCCAAGGAGGAG ATCTTTGGTCCTGTTCAGGAAATTTTGAGGTTTAAGACTATGGATGAAGTTATAGAAAGAGCCAATAACTCAGACTTTGGACTTGTAGCAGCTGTCTTCACTAATGACATCAACAAGGCTCTCATGGTGTCATCTGCAATGCAAGCGGGGACAGTTTG gaTCAATTGTTACAATGCCTTAAATGCTCAGAGCCCCTTTGGGGGGTTCAAGATGTCTGGAAATGGGAGAGAAAT GGGTGAGTTTGGCTTGCGAGAGTACTCAGAGGTGAAGACCGTGACGGTGAAGATCCCCCAGAAGAACTCCTAA